CCCGCCTCCCTGACCTTTGCCTGCCTGATAATTTTTCAGACCGCGCTTGAGATGGGCGGCGGTATGCTTGATCTGTAACTCAAGGTTGGCATCATCAATTGCAAACCCTCGCTGTTTCGCTTCTTCCAGCGCGAGCACAGCCAGAGCCTGGTTATGGCAGGTAAAACATTTTCGCTCGCGGGCAGAACCTGCAGCCGCTTTTTCAATGAGTGGGATGGATGACTGAATCGCGGCTTTGATGGCGGAAGGATCGAGAGTGATTTCTTCCGCCTGGAGGGAAGCGGTCAGGTGAAAAGCGATAACAGACAGCAGTAGATTGAAACAGCCTTGACGCATCCGGAGCCCCAATTGTCGATGCATGCCACTTAAGTCAGGCACCTGGTGGTACCTCGAAACAGCATTTATTCTAACAATTCATCAGGCTGAATCGCCAGCTTCTTTTGTGCTTTTGTGAATCTGGCATCGACTAGGTCAACGAAGCACTTTCTTTGGGGGCTCGTTCCGGAGTCTGAATATGCTCGGGCAGGAAGCCGAGGCCGACGATTTTGCCTGCCTGTTTACGGATGATCGGGGCGAACAGACCGGCGACTTTGCGAAAGCCCCAGGAAAGAGAAACCGGTTTTCCGGGAGCGGTCTGACCGCCAAACAGACGCTGGTGTGCGAAAACCTGCATGCGTTGTGTTTTGAGTGCGGGGGGCTCACGGCGGTGTTGAACCTGTTTTAAGTCTTCGAGTGTGACTTTGCCTGCATAAAGTTTATCGGCGAGCAGGTTCGCAGTCGCAACGGCATCCTGGACCGCGAGATTAACACCCACTCCGCCAACGGGCGACATCGCATGGGCGGCATCACCAATAAATAAGAGACCCGGTTGAGCCCAGTTGGTAATATGGTTCAGCTGGATCGATAGCAGACGAACTTTTTCCCAGTCATCAATTGCGGCAACACCCTCCGCGAGATCCGGCAAAATATCTGAAACTCGCTTGCGAAATGCTTCCAGTCCTTCCGCTTTGATTTCGTCAAAGGATCCTTTATGGATGATCAATCCCGATTGGAAGTAGTCTCCACGATCAACGGTGATCAGCATGCGACCATTCTTGATTCGTCCCAGTGTGTGATCCAGTAACTCACTCGATTTTCCGACGCGAAACCAGAGGACATCGATGGGGATTCCTTTTTCGACGACTTCGACTCCCGCATCGACTCGCAGCACGGATCCTCGTCCGTCAGCTCCGACTACCAGGTCGGAACGAATTTCATATTCCCCGTTAATTCCCTCTACTTTGACGCCGACAACCTGATTGCCTTCATGGATCAGGTTCGTTGCCTTGGATTGCATATGAACCTGGAAGTTTGGATATTCGCTGGCATGTTTCGCGAGTAGATTCAAAAAGTCCCATTGCGGGGCAAACGTAATAAATTTGCATTTCGTGGGCAGATGGGTGAAGTAGGGGCCTGGGATCTGCTTGCCTTCAATATTGAAATCGAGCGAATCAAAATGCTTATCGGCAATTTGCAGGAATTCATCCAGAATGCCCAGTTCGTGCATTAATTGTAAGGTGGAAGGGTGAATTGTGTCGCCGCGAAAATCTCGCAGGAAGTCTTTGTGCTTTTCCAACACAATGACTTCTACGCCGGCACGGGCCAAGAGGAAACCTAAAAACAGGCCGGCAGGTCCACCGCCGACAACGCAGCAGCGAGTAGTAATTTTATCCCCAGATTGTGGTGGTTGGAATTCGCTCACAGCCTTTACCTCCTGTAAAGTGGCTTCGATGGATCAATCACTATCGCGGGCGCGATTCAGTAGCTTAGGTCAGATAATTGAAACTCTCAAGATGAAAATGACGGATCTTTCCTCAAAATGATTCCTTAGCTAACGAGTGGCTTTGACTGAAGTTACTCAGAGTTCTGTCCTGACTCTCCGTCCTGGCGGTTTTCTTTGTTTTTTCGGTCTGCCGATCGTTTAATCTGGCGATGAGAAAACAGGACTATGACAAAGAGAATCATCAGGCTGCCAAAAACCTCCATGAGGCTAATCATCAGTTTTCTCCCGATCTATATCTTAGTTAATGGCCAGTTGCATGACGCATCCGATTACTTCATTAATATCACCACAGAACGTGCTTGAACATCATACGTGGATGAGGAAACCACAGCAACTTCTTCCAGCTCCAGTATATCCTGGGGACTGGCCAGAGAGGTATCGACGACTCGTTTCCACTCGCCGGGAGCCCCTTCATG
This window of the Gimesia fumaroli genome carries:
- a CDS encoding FAD-dependent oxidoreductase, encoding MSEFQPPQSGDKITTRCCVVGGGPAGLFLGFLLARAGVEVIVLEKHKDFLRDFRGDTIHPSTLQLMHELGILDEFLQIADKHFDSLDFNIEGKQIPGPYFTHLPTKCKFITFAPQWDFLNLLAKHASEYPNFQVHMQSKATNLIHEGNQVVGVKVEGINGEYEIRSDLVVGADGRGSVLRVDAGVEVVEKGIPIDVLWFRVGKSSELLDHTLGRIKNGRMLITVDRGDYFQSGLIIHKGSFDEIKAEGLEAFRKRVSDILPDLAEGVAAIDDWEKVRLLSIQLNHITNWAQPGLLFIGDAAHAMSPVGGVGVNLAVQDAVATANLLADKLYAGKVTLEDLKQVQHRREPPALKTQRMQVFAHQRLFGGQTAPGKPVSLSWGFRKVAGLFAPIIRKQAGKIVGLGFLPEHIQTPERAPKESASLT